A single region of the Mycoplasma mycoides subsp. mycoides SC str. PG1 genome encodes:
- a CDS encoding DUF2188 domain-containing protein, whose product MAEKQQATVYPVTSYDGKWQVKGVGNTRPTKLFDTQKEAIAYANELTKKRQGSVIIHRTTGQVRDSINNKDKKK is encoded by the coding sequence ATGGCTGAAAAACAACAAGCAACAGTTTATCCTGTCACATCATATGATGGTAAATGGCAAGTAAAAGGTGTTGGAAACACACGCCCTACTAAATTATTTGACACACAAAAAGAAGCCATTGCTTATGCTAATGAACTAACTAAAAAACGTCAAGGATCAGTAATTATTCATAGAACTACTGGTCAAGTTAGAGATAGCATTAATAATAAAGACAAGAAAAAATAA
- the mnmE gene encoding tRNA uridine-5-carboxymethylaminomethyl(34) synthesis GTPase MnmE encodes MLINDTVVAPATNISTQAIALIRVSGSEAFLIVNKLIKDKKLEEKRGLFLRKLYFEDELIDEVVLSCFVAPNSFTGENVVEIACHGGILNTNKIINILIQSGARMALRGEFSQRSFLNGKIDLIQAEGINNLIHAKNELALKIGVANMSGSNNKAIIELKDNLLDIISRIQVSIDYPDYDDVEGSSIEDLTNLLEIINDQINKLLMRSKMAFKNSEGIKTAIIGQTNVGKSSILNALINEDKAIVTDIPGTTRDIVEGQINLENVSLNLIDTAGIRKTSDVVENLGILKSKNLINEADLVLFVVNKENINDLDNQEIFELLKNKTYILIVNKAEKLSKTEKQNLEKKYQNIVFTSAINHDIDQLVLRINQMYLNEEINKNDELILIGLNQITLVEQIKNKLSTALSIIKSGMPIDIVNVDLYDAWNLLNELIGVEYEDEIIDNIFRKYCLGK; translated from the coding sequence ATGTTAATAAATGATACAGTAGTTGCTCCTGCTACAAATATTTCAACTCAAGCTATTGCTTTAATTAGAGTTAGTGGTTCTGAAGCTTTTTTAATAGTTAATAAGTTAATTAAAGATAAAAAACTAGAAGAAAAAAGAGGATTATTTTTAAGAAAGTTATATTTTGAAGACGAATTAATTGATGAAGTAGTTTTATCTTGTTTTGTTGCTCCTAATTCTTTTACTGGTGAAAATGTTGTTGAAATTGCTTGTCATGGTGGAATTTTAAATACTAATAAAATCATCAATATTTTAATTCAATCAGGAGCTAGAATGGCTTTAAGAGGAGAATTTAGTCAACGTTCTTTTTTAAATGGAAAAATTGATTTAATTCAAGCTGAGGGTATTAATAATTTAATTCATGCAAAAAACGAACTAGCTTTAAAAATTGGTGTTGCTAATATGAGTGGATCTAATAATAAGGCAATCATTGAATTAAAAGATAATTTATTAGATATTATTAGTCGTATTCAAGTTTCAATTGATTATCCTGATTATGATGATGTTGAAGGTTCAAGTATAGAAGATTTAACTAATTTATTAGAAATTATTAATGATCAAATCAATAAACTTTTAATGAGATCTAAAATGGCTTTTAAAAACTCTGAAGGAATTAAAACTGCTATTATTGGTCAAACTAATGTTGGTAAATCATCAATTTTAAATGCTTTAATTAATGAAGATAAAGCGATTGTTACAGATATCCCAGGAACTACTAGAGATATAGTTGAAGGCCAAATCAATTTAGAAAATGTTAGTTTAAATTTAATTGATACTGCTGGAATTAGAAAAACTAGTGATGTTGTTGAAAATTTAGGAATTTTAAAATCTAAAAATTTAATTAATGAAGCTGATTTAGTTTTATTTGTTGTTAATAAAGAAAATATCAATGATTTAGATAATCAAGAAATTTTTGAACTTTTAAAAAACAAAACTTATATTTTGATTGTAAATAAAGCTGAAAAGCTAAGCAAAACTGAAAAACAAAACTTAGAAAAAAAATATCAAAATATTGTATTTACTAGTGCAATAAATCATGATATAGACCAATTAGTTTTAAGAATTAATCAAATGTATTTAAATGAAGAAATTAATAAAAATGATGAACTAATTTTAATTGGATTAAATCAAATTACTTTAGTTGAACAAATCAAAAACAAACTTTCAACTGCTTTAAGTATAATTAAATCAGGAATGCCAATTGATATAGTTAATGTTGATTTGTATGATGCTTGAAACCTGTTAAATGAACTAATTGGTGTTGAGTATGAAGATGAAATTATTGATAATATCTTTAGAAAATATTGTTTAGGAAAATAA
- the rpsT gene encoding 30S ribosomal protein S20, whose protein sequence is MANIKSQEKRVLTNEKSRLANKAFKSEIKTAIKKALNAKSNDDANKAELVNHAVSLVDKGLKKGIFKDNKAAREKSRLMSA, encoded by the coding sequence ATGGCAAATATTAAATCTCAAGAAAAACGTGTTTTAACTAATGAAAAGTCAAGATTAGCAAATAAAGCATTTAAATCAGAAATTAAAACTGCTATTAAAAAAGCTTTAAATGCAAAATCTAATGATGATGCAAATAAAGCTGAATTAGTTAATCATGCAGTAAGTTTGGTAGATAAAGGTTTAAAAAAAGGAATCTTTAAAGATAATAAAGCTGCTAGAGAAAAATCACGCTTAATGAGTGCTTAG
- the secA gene encoding preprotein translocase subunit SecA — translation MVSDRRLLKKFGKIADKIIALEPQMRQLKDEDFILKTQEFKQMLENGKSLDDILIEVYAVAREAARRVLGLNAYKMQLIGGIILNSGDIAEMRTGEGKTLTGIFPAYLNALSGKGVHIVTVNEYLSRRDSEINGKVFDLLGISVGLNGSSLTKTEKREAYNKDITYTTNAELGFDYLRDNMVSDYSLKVQRKLNYCIIDEADSVLIDEARTPLIISGGTSTRINLYKAANNFALTLKEHDDLDIDLESKQVYLNEQGMKKANEFFSLKNLFAIENTEIFHLIMNALKAQFAFKEGVEYTVRDNEILLIDQFTGRIMHGRSYSDGLQQALQAKENVDIEEETVTLATITYQNFYRLYSKIAGMTGTAKTEEEEFIKIYNTRVIQTPTNKPVIRKDEPDLTFGTKNAALKKLVEDVLEAHKKGAPILIGTTSVESSEQIARYLKKANLKFETINAKNHDREAEIVAKAGEIGAITLATNMAGRGTDIKLAKGVAELGGLRVFGVERNEARRIDNQLRGRSGRQGDPGLSRFYISMDDDLMMRFTAPKTRQRFKALGDDYIKSKMFTRAVTNAQKKLEGMNFDQRKNVLDYDNILAQQREIIYAQRDDILEANDLSVVIEKMQITAAYELIEKHSTLVHGEKTINKKELLEVIDGILVPKNKFRIDDFNNKEKMDLAVEIAEAMMQLYKARISDIPDDVIIVMERKIILDAFDKHWTKHLDIAGKLKSGIYLQQYAQNNPLAIYIEQATNLFNKMKINIANEVVENLANVILRVVEDEEQREERIEVTDKDIEEILFETGLQPSDINNKAINQRFDELEEEFKDDKQKLRRLRIQRDVMLGLVLELERRAEMIISPQNDQQAITQLIKELQNDIDIASITIDQIHQNFNNMVEQINDPEKLKHLVIAKDVLLQLVARMDDIKEQEKQTRKKKKKKPHEDESSKTKIG, via the coding sequence ATGGTTTCTGATAGAAGACTGTTAAAAAAATTTGGAAAAATTGCTGATAAAATCATTGCTTTAGAACCACAAATGCGTCAATTAAAAGATGAAGATTTCATATTAAAAACACAAGAATTTAAACAAATGTTAGAAAATGGAAAATCATTAGATGATATTTTAATTGAAGTTTATGCAGTAGCTAGAGAAGCAGCTAGAAGAGTTTTAGGTTTAAATGCTTATAAAATGCAATTAATTGGTGGAATTATTTTAAATTCTGGTGATATTGCTGAAATGAGAACTGGTGAAGGTAAAACTTTAACAGGAATTTTTCCTGCTTATTTAAATGCATTATCTGGTAAAGGTGTTCACATTGTTACAGTTAATGAATATTTATCAAGAAGAGATAGTGAAATTAATGGTAAAGTTTTTGATCTATTAGGAATTAGTGTTGGGTTAAATGGATCATCATTAACTAAAACAGAAAAAAGAGAAGCTTATAATAAAGATATTACTTATACAACTAATGCTGAACTTGGATTTGATTATCTAAGAGATAATATGGTTAGTGATTATAGTTTAAAAGTACAAAGAAAATTAAACTATTGTATTATTGATGAAGCTGATTCAGTTTTAATAGATGAAGCAAGAACTCCTTTAATTATTTCTGGAGGAACATCAACAAGAATTAATTTATACAAAGCTGCTAATAATTTTGCTTTAACTTTAAAAGAACATGATGATTTAGATATTGATTTAGAATCAAAACAAGTTTATTTAAATGAACAAGGAATGAAAAAAGCCAATGAATTCTTTTCTTTAAAAAACTTATTTGCTATTGAAAATACTGAGATTTTTCACTTAATTATGAATGCTTTAAAAGCTCAATTTGCATTTAAAGAAGGTGTTGAATATACAGTTAGAGATAATGAAATTTTATTAATTGATCAATTTACTGGTCGTATAATGCATGGTAGAAGTTATTCAGATGGATTACAACAAGCTTTACAAGCAAAAGAAAATGTTGATATTGAAGAAGAAACTGTAACTTTAGCAACAATTACTTATCAAAACTTTTACAGATTATATTCAAAAATTGCTGGAATGACTGGAACTGCAAAAACTGAAGAAGAAGAATTCATTAAAATTTATAATACAAGAGTAATTCAAACTCCAACTAATAAACCAGTAATCAGAAAAGATGAACCAGATCTAACATTTGGAACTAAAAATGCTGCTTTAAAAAAACTAGTCGAAGATGTTTTAGAAGCTCATAAAAAAGGTGCTCCAATTTTGATTGGAACTACTAGTGTTGAATCAAGTGAACAAATTGCAAGATATTTAAAAAAAGCTAATTTAAAATTTGAAACTATTAATGCTAAAAATCACGATAGAGAAGCTGAAATTGTTGCAAAAGCTGGAGAAATTGGAGCTATTACTTTAGCTACTAATATGGCTGGAAGAGGAACTGATATTAAACTTGCAAAAGGTGTAGCTGAACTTGGCGGATTGCGTGTATTTGGTGTTGAAAGAAATGAAGCTAGAAGAATTGATAATCAGTTAAGAGGTAGATCTGGAAGACAAGGTGATCCAGGATTATCAAGATTTTATATTTCTATGGATGATGATCTAATGATGAGATTTACAGCACCAAAAACAAGACAACGTTTTAAAGCTTTAGGTGATGATTATATTAAATCTAAAATGTTTACAAGAGCAGTTACAAATGCTCAAAAAAAACTTGAAGGAATGAATTTTGATCAACGTAAAAATGTTTTAGATTATGATAATATTTTAGCTCAACAACGTGAAATTATTTATGCTCAAAGAGATGATATTTTAGAAGCAAATGATTTAAGTGTTGTTATTGAAAAAATGCAAATTACTGCAGCTTATGAATTAATTGAAAAACATTCAACATTAGTTCATGGTGAAAAAACTATTAATAAAAAAGAATTATTAGAAGTAATTGATGGTATTTTAGTTCCTAAAAATAAATTTAGAATTGATGATTTTAACAATAAAGAAAAAATGGATCTTGCTGTTGAGATTGCTGAAGCTATGATGCAACTATATAAAGCAAGAATTTCAGATATACCAGATGATGTAATTATTGTTATGGAAAGAAAAATAATTTTAGATGCTTTTGATAAACATTGAACAAAACATCTAGATATTGCTGGTAAATTAAAAAGTGGAATTTATCTACAACAATACGCACAAAACAACCCATTAGCTATTTATATTGAACAAGCAACTAATTTATTTAATAAAATGAAAATTAATATAGCAAATGAAGTAGTTGAAAACTTAGCAAATGTTATTTTAAGAGTTGTTGAAGATGAAGAACAACGCGAAGAACGTATTGAAGTTACAGATAAAGATATTGAAGAAATTTTATTTGAAACTGGCTTACAACCAAGTGATATTAACAATAAAGCAATTAATCAACGTTTTGATGAATTAGAAGAAGAATTTAAAGATGACAAACAAAAACTAAGACGTTTAAGAATCCAAAGAGATGTAATGTTAGGTTTAGTTTTGGAATTAGAAAGAAGAGCTGAAATGATCATCAGTCCACAAAATGATCAACAAGCAATTACTCAACTAATTAAAGAATTACAAAACGATATTGATATTGCATCAATCACTATTGATCAAATTCATCAAAACTTTAATAATATGGTTGAACAAATCAATGATCCTGAAAAACTAAAACATTTAGTTATAGCAAAAGATGTTTTATTACAACTTGTTGCTAGAATGGATGATATTAAAGAACAAGAAAAACAAACTAGAAAAAAGAAAAAGAAAAAACCTCACGAAGATGAGAGTAGTAAAACTAAAATAGGCTAA
- a CDS encoding IMPACT family protein: protein MKTIKKEIYKNEFIIKNSKFITIATNINSKDELEEFLNKYSDINATHNCYAYMIYDQKLIGGYNDDHEPKNTAGKPIFNVISKNNLVNIVILVIRYFGGIKLGASVLTRTYSNAASLIIKDLEIIEIKTYYQYLISFDIKNLKLVNQWINQNNIEVISKDFSLNVVFKIRSTSKITSCNFFKIIDFKTIKN, encoded by the coding sequence ATGAAAACTATTAAAAAAGAAATTTATAAAAATGAGTTTATTATTAAAAATTCTAAGTTTATAACAATTGCTACAAATATAAATTCTAAAGATGAATTAGAAGAATTTTTAAATAAATATTCTGATATAAATGCAACTCATAATTGTTATGCTTATATGATTTATGATCAAAAATTAATTGGTGGATATAATGATGATCATGAACCAAAAAACACAGCAGGTAAACCTATTTTTAATGTCATTAGTAAAAATAATTTAGTTAATATTGTAATTTTAGTAATTAGATATTTTGGAGGAATTAAATTAGGAGCGAGTGTTTTAACTAGAACTTATAGTAATGCTGCAAGTTTAATTATTAAAGATTTAGAAATTATTGAAATTAAAACTTATTATCAATATTTAATTAGTTTTGATATTAAAAATTTAAAACTAGTTAATCAATGAATTAATCAAAATAATATAGAAGTTATTAGTAAAGATTTTAGTTTAAATGTAGTTTTTAAAATTAGATCAACTAGTAAAATAACTAGTTGCAATTTTTTTAAAATTATTGATTTTAAAACTATAAAAAATTAA
- a CDS encoding 5'-3' exonuclease, with protein MITNETKPILLIDGYHLLHKGYYGTLKRTIVSKNKDGIVINAIYSFVANILKFVQSDRYHSVIVAFDFDENCWRKELYSEYKAKRKPTPIDLIPQLQIARDFLTSANISWYEKYNYEGDDVIGSICRIANKLGYDVCILTNDKDIYQLVNNKTSIITNISKKEKIKIIKSEQVYEHFLCQPNQVADIKAILGDQSDNIKGVKYIKRKQAESLINKYENVENILDHINELNEPLKTIISENKQLIIDNKKITKILTNVKLGRINFKPTKITYYRLIRFLKEQEMYAFIRPIRKYLERTNKKTVNK; from the coding sequence ATGATTACTAATGAAACCAAACCAATTTTACTAATTGATGGTTATCATTTACTACATAAAGGATATTATGGTACTTTAAAAAGAACAATAGTTTCAAAAAATAAAGATGGTATTGTGATTAATGCTATTTATTCTTTTGTAGCAAATATATTAAAATTTGTTCAATCAGATCGATATCATAGTGTAATTGTTGCTTTTGATTTTGACGAAAATTGTTGAAGAAAAGAACTTTATTCAGAATATAAAGCAAAAAGAAAACCAACTCCCATTGATCTAATTCCACAACTTCAAATTGCTAGAGATTTTTTAACTAGTGCAAATATTTCTTGATATGAAAAATATAATTATGAAGGCGATGATGTTATTGGATCAATTTGTAGAATTGCTAATAAATTAGGATATGATGTATGTATTCTTACAAATGACAAAGATATTTACCAATTAGTAAATAATAAAACTTCTATTATTACAAATATAAGTAAAAAAGAAAAAATTAAAATTATAAAATCTGAACAAGTATATGAACACTTTTTGTGTCAACCAAATCAAGTAGCTGATATTAAAGCTATTTTAGGAGATCAATCAGATAATATTAAAGGTGTTAAATATATTAAAAGAAAACAAGCTGAAAGTTTAATTAATAAATATGAAAATGTTGAAAATATTTTAGACCATATTAATGAATTAAATGAGCCTTTAAAAACTATTATTTCTGAAAATAAACAATTAATTATTGATAATAAAAAGATTACTAAAATATTAACTAATGTTAAATTAGGAAGAATAAATTTTAAACCAACTAAAATTACTTATTATCGATTAATTAGATTTTTAAAAGAACAAGAAATGTATGCTTTCATAAGACCTATTAGAAAATATTTAGAAAGAACTAATAAAAAAACAGTGAACAAATAG
- a CDS encoding DUF4357 domain-containing protein, with translation MVKKDKHTKQILTAYCIKRDDKWVVLAGSQIRLNNSHFNYFKNMFKSIKEKRDDLIFEQKIINGILQEDQEFSSSSYASVFVLGRSSNGKQEWKPCNKIPDLSNSSSKSNSIDKEILYRICKNRRNDKNKKIIAYCKKTNENKFVVLKNSNIEMIKANHFKTKLLYIHNSRKECIKNNFRWCWI, from the coding sequence ATGGTAAAAAAAGATAAGCATACAAAACAAATCTTGACTGCTTATTGTATAAAAAGAGATGATAAATGAGTTGTTCTAGCAGGTTCTCAAATAAGATTAAATAATAGTCATTTTAATTATTTTAAAAATATGTTCAAATCAATTAAAGAAAAAAGAGATGATTTAATTTTTGAGCAAAAAATAATTAATGGAATATTACAAGAAGATCAGGAATTTAGTTCAAGTTCTTATGCTTCAGTTTTTGTTTTAGGTAGATCTAGTAATGGTAAACAAGAATGAAAACCTTGTAATAAAATACCAGACTTGAGTAATTCATCATCAAAATCAAATAGTATAGATAAAGAAATTTTATATAGAATTTGTAAGAATAGAAGAAATGATAAGAATAAAAAAATAATTGCTTATTGTAAAAAAACTAATGAAAACAAATTTGTTGTACTAAAAAACTCAAATATTGAAATGATTAAAGCCAATCACTTTAAAACAAAACTTTTATATATTCATAATTCAAGAAAAGAATGTATAAAAAACAATTTTAGATGATGTTGAATTTAA
- the coaE gene encoding dephospho-CoA kinase (Dephospho-CoA kinase (CoaE) performs the final step in coenzyme A biosynthesis.): protein MIIGIYGKIGSGKTYISNKFINFHPEFKIINADDVSKKMLENQEIKSKLFEIDNNIIRDDKVDKKYLRKTLFTNKKLKQQVDSLLWPLISKQIQKEIKNNPNTNYIIEAALLFELNLTNLDLIVKVKSSLLKSIFRVLKRDKTNIRDILRIRRSQNKSIKRKKPDLAISDFYQLEFYIQKNRLLE, encoded by the coding sequence ATGATAATTGGTATTTATGGAAAAATTGGATCTGGTAAAACTTATATTTCAAATAAATTTATAAATTTTCATCCTGAATTTAAAATAATTAATGCAGATGATGTAAGTAAAAAAATGTTAGAAAATCAAGAAATTAAATCTAAATTATTTGAAATTGATAATAACATCATTAGAGATGATAAAGTAGACAAAAAATATTTAAGAAAAACACTATTTACAAATAAAAAATTAAAGCAACAAGTTGATAGTTTATTATGACCATTAATTAGTAAACAAATCCAAAAAGAAATCAAAAACAATCCAAATACTAATTACATTATTGAAGCTGCTTTATTATTTGAATTAAACTTAACTAATTTAGATTTAATTGTTAAAGTTAAATCTAGTTTATTAAAATCTATTTTTAGAGTTTTAAAAAGAGATAAAACTAATATAAGAGATATTTTAAGAATTAGAAGAAGTCAAAATAAATCAATTAAAAGAAAAAAACCCGATTTAGCTATTAGTGATTTTTATCAATTAGAGTTTTATATACAAAAAAATAGGCTATTAGAATAA
- a CDS encoding IS1634-like element IS1634 family transposase, giving the protein MSIGVPRSDNKGFVYRLGYGYLHELKQYHDDPLAIIKAIIANFPLSWTKEQARTKLDEIFKEKKETKKEVLERFKGYEVVEKLFDYFNIFNDCSPTKSTTLKDVVLQLIYQRIKNPISVFNTYKTAKKEKIDTHSKNSFYRSLDYIAKNKDEILRNLNAKICANTNRKIDVLWFDATTTYFETFSREGYKKPGYSKDGKFKEDQIVIGMATDENGIPLHYKIFPGNVADPNTLIPFMLEIADIYEVNSVTIIADKGMSVNRNIRFLESKNWKYIISYKMKAGSKQFKEYILDEKDYINDGGLIYKTRDIASSYNKKRINGHFRRQIISFSQKRATKDKNNRDILIQNFTKKMNKDNLVSCDDLAGSKKYRFFKPINKGAFYELDIEKIQEDQKYDGYYVYETNRTDLSVKEVINLYSKQWQIESNFKTLKGKLSLRPMYLSTWNHIVGYICLCFISLVFLNYIIYILNSKLGLTGKSKITEHKVINVIKEVKEIEVFVNKQKIETIQVYNDELQESWQTYQILLELLTKEKVT; this is encoded by the coding sequence TTATCAATTGGAGTGCCAAGATCAGATAACAAAGGTTTTGTATATAGATTGGGATATGGATATTTGCATGAATTAAAACAATATCACGATGATCCGCTAGCAATTATCAAAGCAATTATTGCAAACTTTCCATTGTCTTGAACAAAAGAACAAGCAAGAACTAAATTAGATGAAATTTTTAAAGAGAAAAAAGAAACCAAAAAAGAAGTTTTAGAAAGGTTTAAAGGTTACGAAGTAGTTGAAAAACTATTTGATTATTTCAATATTTTTAATGATTGTTCTCCCACAAAATCGACAACATTAAAAGATGTTGTTTTACAGTTGATTTATCAAAGAATTAAAAATCCAATAAGTGTTTTTAACACTTATAAGACAGCAAAAAAAGAAAAAATAGACACTCATTCAAAAAATTCATTTTATAGATCATTAGACTATATAGCAAAAAACAAAGATGAAATTTTAAGAAATTTAAATGCAAAAATTTGTGCAAATACCAATAGAAAAATTGATGTATTATGATTTGACGCAACAACTACTTATTTTGAAACATTTTCTCGTGAAGGTTATAAAAAACCTGGTTATTCAAAAGATGGAAAATTTAAAGAAGACCAGATTGTTATAGGTATGGCAACTGATGAAAATGGAATACCGTTACACTACAAAATATTTCCAGGAAATGTTGCTGATCCAAATACTTTAATACCATTTATGCTTGAAATTGCAGATATTTATGAAGTTAACAGTGTAACTATAATTGCTGACAAAGGAATGAGTGTTAATAGAAATATTAGATTTTTAGAATCTAAGAATTGAAAATACATAATCTCATACAAAATGAAAGCTGGAAGCAAACAATTTAAAGAGTATATATTAGATGAAAAAGATTATATAAATGATGGTGGTTTGATATACAAAACTCGTGATATTGCATCTTCATACAATAAAAAAAGAATTAATGGACATTTTAGAAGACAAATAATTAGTTTTAGTCAAAAACGAGCAACTAAAGACAAAAACAATAGAGACATTTTAATTCAAAATTTCACTAAGAAAATGAATAAAGATAATCTTGTTTCTTGTGATGATTTAGCGGGATCTAAAAAATATAGATTCTTTAAACCTATAAACAAAGGTGCATTTTATGAACTTGACATAGAAAAAATACAAGAAGATCAAAAATATGATGGATACTATGTTTATGAAACAAATAGAACAGATTTATCAGTAAAAGAAGTTATTAATTTATATTCAAAACAATGACAAATTGAGTCTAATTTCAAGACATTAAAAGGTAAATTATCTCTTCGTCCAATGTATTTATCAACTTGAAACCATATTGTTGGTTACATTTGTTTATGTTTCATTTCATTAGTGTTTTTAAACTACATCATCTACATTCTAAATTCAAAATTAGGACTGACTGGAAAAAGCAAAATCACTGAGCATAAAGTGATTAATGTTATCAAAGAAGTTAAAGAAATTGAAGTATTTGTAAATAAACAAAAAATCGAAACTATACAAGTGTATAATGATGAGTTACAAGAAAGTTGGCAAACTTATCAAATATTATTAGAGCTTTTAACAAAAGAAAAAGTCACTTAG
- a CDS encoding SAM-dependent methyltransferase: protein MKLRLDEYIYKNNLTQSRNKAKEHILNKEVYVNNIAIMKPSFLVDSNDLIEIRSTKLEYVSRAYEKLKKAINKWNIDLTNKICLDIGASTGGFTQCCLDNNANLVYAVDVGTDQLHQSLLNNLKVINMSQYNFRNAKKQDFLKNPTFPT from the coding sequence ATGAAACTAAGATTAGATGAATATATCTATAAAAACAACTTAACACAATCAAGAAATAAAGCAAAAGAACATATTCTTAATAAAGAAGTTTATGTTAATAATATAGCTATTATGAAACCGAGTTTTTTAGTTGATAGTAACGATCTTATTGAAATCAGATCAACTAAATTAGAATATGTTTCAAGAGCTTATGAAAAACTTAAAAAAGCTATAAATAAATGAAATATTGATCTAACTAATAAAATTTGTTTAGACATTGGAGCTTCAACTGGTGGATTTACTCAGTGTTGTTTAGATAATAATGCTAATTTAGTTTATGCTGTTGATGTTGGAACAGATCAATTACATCAATCACTTTTAAATAATTTAAAAGTTATTAATATGAGTCAATATAATTTTAGAAATGCTAAAAAACAAGATTTTTTAAAAAATCCTACGTTTCCCACTTAG
- the xseB gene encoding exodeoxyribonuclease VII small subunit gives MNNKNKSYDELISEIKEDTKKLSSNEISVEQAMEIFEQNIEKIKLAKEKLTQYKGQIYKVMQDDELEEFKD, from the coding sequence ATGAACAATAAAAATAAAAGTTATGATGAACTAATTTCTGAGATCAAAGAAGATACTAAAAAGCTATCAAGTAATGAAATTTCAGTTGAACAAGCAATGGAAATTTTTGAACAAAACATTGAAAAAATTAAATTAGCAAAAGAAAAACTAACTCAATACAAAGGTCAAATTTATAAAGTAATGCAAGACGATGAGTTAGAAGAATTTAAAGACTAA